GTGGCTGAACGCTATGATTTGGGACACGGAGCAGGGTTTTATGTGAATGCTACGCAACAGCCCTGGCGTACACATTATCAAATGTTTGCCTATGTGACAGAGGAATTACCCCGTTTAATTGAGGCTGAATTACCTATTATGGCGAATGTTAAGTCGATCAGCGGCCATTCGATGGGTGGTCATGGGGCATTGATTTGTGCTTTGAAACTGCCGCATGATTATTGCTCTGTGTCTGCTTTTTCACCCATTGCTAATCCGGTTGAATGTGACTGGGGCAAGGGCTGTTTTAGTGCTTACTTGGGCGCAGACAAACACGCATGGCAGGCTTATGATGCCACTTTATTGCTTGCTGAGGGAGCGAAGTTTGCTGATATTCTCATCGATCAAGGTACGGCTGATGAGTTTTATGATGAGGGACAATTGCTACCTGAAAACTTTCAGGCCGCCTGTAAACAGGCTGGACAAGCTCTGACACTGAGAATGCAAGAAGGCTATGATCATAGCTATCATTTTATTGCCAGTTTTGTGGGTGAACATATAGCCTATCATGCGCGAGCATTAAAGCTTTGTGCAGTTAGTGATGGTGCGTAATTAACCTGAGTTCTGGGTAATAATTAATGGTATTATTCCAGGTGTAGGTGGGCATGGCTTTATCTGCCCACGCTGATTGAGTACCTTATCTGTACACTTTCAGCGTGGGCACAAAAAACGTGCCCACCCTACGGCACTGCTAATTTTAGCAATAGAAATTATTTACGACGACGTACAAAACCGATGGCAACAAGACCA
This genomic window from sulfur-oxidizing endosymbiont of Gigantopelta aegis contains:
- the fghA gene encoding S-formylglutathione hydrolase, which gives rise to MKPIESIKEFGGYLNRYEHQSVTCQCQMTFSVYLPPQAELHPVPALYWLSGLTCTDDNVRTKAGMQRYAAEQGIALIFPDTSPRGEAVADVAERYDLGHGAGFYVNATQQPWRTHYQMFAYVTEELPRLIEAELPIMANVKSISGHSMGGHGALICALKLPHDYCSVSAFSPIANPVECDWGKGCFSAYLGADKHAWQAYDATLLLAEGAKFADILIDQGTADEFYDEGQLLPENFQAACKQAGQALTLRMQEGYDHSYHFIASFVGEHIAYHARALKLCAVSDGA